One Oceanotoga teriensis genomic window, ACATTTTTTTAAAGTAATAGAATATTTAAATGAAAATCCAGAATCAAATCCATCAAAAATAGCCAAAAAATTAAAAATACATACTGCCACTGTACAAAATTACTTAGAAACACTTGAAAAATATAAATTCGTAGTTTATAAAGAAAAAAAAGGTCTTGGGCGTCCCTCAAAATTATATAGTTTCAAAGGTGGTAGCTTTGAGGTAAATTTAAATGAACTTCTTGAAAAATTTTATATAAAAAACAAAAAAATAAGAGATGCTGGCAATGAAAAAATAAAATACAGTTATGATGTAGAAAAAGAAATAATAAACACCATAATAATTGACAAACATAAAAAAGAAACAATAAA contains:
- a CDS encoding HTH domain-containing protein: MYDLIKVLTNEHFFKVIEYLNENPESNPSKIAKKLKIHTATVQNYLETLEKYKFVVYKEKKGLGRPSKLYSFKGGSFEVNLNELLEKFYIKNKKIRDAGNEKIKYSYDVEKEIINTIIIDKHKKETIKLDSKSGKFLWLLPPPNSNFESIEKLCLKSGFNILEAVELCLYLQKKGVLEIK